In the genome of Natronomonas salina, the window GGCGCGCCGGAAGCGCTGTCGGCCGCGGCCATCCCGCTGGGCTACGGCGACCCGTCTACAGCTCGCTGTACGTCTACACCGACCGTCCGGACGGCTTCGGGGACGGGGAGCTCGAGGTGCTCCGGGAGCTCGGCGAGACCATCGGGCTCGCGGTGAACGCCCTCGAGACGAAACGGCTGCTGTACGCCGACACCGTCACCGAACTCGAGTTCCGGTACGACGACTCCGAGCTACTGGGTGTCGCACTCACAGAGTGGCTGGGCGGTACCGTCGAGTTCGAGGCCATCGTCCCCGGCGACGACGGGGCGGTCCTCGCCTACGTCTCGGTGAGCGGCGCCGAACCCGAACGGGCGGCCGAGGCGGCCGCCGCGCACCCGGCAGTCGCGGACGCCGAGGTCGCCACCGCCGACGGCGATGCCGGCCTCCTGTTGCTGACCGTCACCGGGCGGACGCCGGCGACGGCGATGCGGGAGGCCGGCGGCCGGGTCGAGCGAGCCGTCGTCGAGGAGGGGAAGGGCCGCATCGTCGGCACGGTCGCCGCCGAGGCCGACACGCGACGCGCGGTCGAGCTGTTCCGGCGGTCGTTCCCCGACGCGACGCTGGTCGCCCAGCGGGATGTCGAGCGGCCGGTCCAGACCCCCCAGGAGTTCCGCCAGCAGGTCCTCGAATCGGCTCACCGAGAAGCAGCAGCGGGCCCTCGAGGCGGCGTTCTTCGGGGACTACTTCCAGCGTCCGCGATCCATCACCGGGACCGAACTGGCGGACTCCCTCGACGTCTCGTCCTCGACGTTCCACCAGCATCTGCAGACCGGCCTCAGGAAGGTCCTCGCTGCCGTCTTCGATTCGCCTAGGCAGGACTGAGTCACTGGTAACCACACCAATGAGGTAGACGGCTTTTGGCCCCGTATCGATACCATCCAGTAATGTCACAGGACACGAGGCAGGGGACGGTCGTCGAACCGATTCCGAGCGTCGATCCGGAATCGATGGACGCCATCTTCCAGGCGCTGGCCGACGTCAGTCGACGGGTCGCTATCGAGTACCTCACCGCATCGGAACGACCCGTCTCGCGGGACGAACTCGTCCAGCACGTCGCGACGATCGTGAACGACGGCACGTCCCCCGGTGGGACGCAGCACGACGAGATAGCGGTCCGGTTCCACCACCGTCACCTCCCGAAGCTGACGGAGGCGGGCCTCGTCGACTACGACCGGGAACGGGACGTCCTCTACGCGACGCGGACCGCCGACGCGGTCGCACGCTGCCTCGAACGGCGCTGAGTCGGCGTCACTCCAGGTAGCCGAGGTCCTGCAGCCGCTCCTTCGCGTCGTCGTCCATGTGGTCGAGCGCCTCGTCGGCGTCCGTCTCGGCGTCGCCCCACTCGCCGGCGTGGTCGGCCTCGAAGCGCTCCAGCGCCGCGAGTACCTCGTCGACGACCGGGTCGTCGCCCGTCGAGGGCGACGTCTCGCCCGGGTCCTCGTCCAGCCGGTAGGCCTCGTCGTCGATGCGCTCGTTGCGGATGTACTTCCCGTCGGGGCGGCGCGCCGCGCGCATCCGCGAGTAGAACCGCGAGTCCTCCTCGAGGGTGATGCCCGCGCCCTCGGCCTTCGTCTCCAGCTGCTGGAGTTCGACGACCGGCCGGTGGTAGTCGACGAAGGCGAACTCGCCGTCGTCGACGTCGCGACCCTCGGAGAGCAGCGACCGCCCCGGCTCGTAGGGTCGGGCGTCGACCCGGCCCGGCGCCTCGGTCGCGGCTGTGCTCTCGAGGACGGTGTCGTAGAGGTCCAGTAGTTCGACCTGCTCGTCGGCCCGTTCGGGCTCGAGGTCGGGGTGTTTGACCATGAGCGGAACGTTGACCAGCGGGTCGTAGATGGCGAACTCGTGGCCGTAGAGGCCGTGCTCGCCGTGGAGTTCGCCGTGGTCGGCGCAGACCACGACGACGGTGTCGTCCCACTGGCCGGTCTCCTTCAGGTGGTCGAAGAGGCGGCCGAGTTCCGCGTCGATGTGGCGGATCTCGGCGTCGTAGAGCCCGCGGATGTCCTCGAACTCCGACTCGTCGATGTCACGCGCGCCGGAGTTGTACTCCTTGGAGTTCTGGCAGACCTCCGTGGGGTCGACACCCGGCGCGAACTCCTCGCGGTATTCCTCGGGCGGGTAGTACGGCAGGTGGGCGTCCATCAGGTTGACGAACGCGAACCAGTCGCCGTCGGCGTTGTCGTCGGCGAAGTCGGCGACCCGGTCGATTATCTCGGGGGTCTTCGAGTCGGCGCCCTCGCCGCCCGCGAGGTGCTCGTGGACCTCGTTGCCGAGTTCGACGAGGCGGTCGGCCACCCAGCGGAACCGGCTGTCGGTGACGCGCTGCCAGAGGTCGGCGGCGACCCCCGAGAGCGCCTCGCCGGGCAGCACCTCGAAGAAGTTGTCCTGGGCCTCGAAACCGTCGGTCAGGCGGGTGTAGGGCGTGATCCAGGCGTTCGAGGAGTAGCAGGCCGTCGCGTAGCCCGCCGCCGAGACGGCCTCCGCCAGCGTCCCGACGTCGTCGGGCAGGTACGGCGCCTCCTGGGTGGCGGTGTGCTCGGCCGGGTAGAGGCCGGTGAACATCGAGGCGTGGACGGGCAGCGTCCAGGGCGCCTGCGCGACCGCCTGTTCGTAGACGCGCGCCTCCGCGGCGAACTCCTCGAGTTCGGGCGTCGTCGGCCGGTCGTAGCCGTACGGCGTCAGGTGGTCCTTCCGCACGGTGTCCATCACGACGAACAGGACGTTCCGACCGGCATCGGCTGACATACCCGTCGGTCGGAGTGAAAGAACAATAAGCGCGGTGGTCTCGGGGACGCGGCGGCGAGAAGGGGTGGCCGGCTTTCAGAACGGGGCTTCGGGGCCCTCGTCGCTCTCGGGGTCGCTGCCGGACTCCTCGCCGGGGAACGACGGGGACATCTGGCCGCCCGCCATGCCCTCGCTGCCGCCGTCCATGCCGGTGTCGGCGTGGACGGTGTCGATCTCGGGGATCTCCTGGGTCATGCGGCTCTTGATGGCCTGGATGGTCATCGGGGAGATGCCGCACCCGGAGCAGGCGCCGCCGAGCATGATGGTGACCTCGCCCGACTCGCGGTCGAGGTTCTGGATGGCGGCGCTGCCGCCGTGCATCTGGATCTGCGGGAAGTTGCGGCGCAGGAAGTTGCTGATGCGCTCGCGGAGGTCGTCGTCGGCGTCGGCGGTCTCGGTGCTCATGAACGCGCCTATGCGGTGCAGGCGTATGAAGATTTGGCTCCACGCCCGCGGTCGCCGCGTTCGGCCGGGCCTTTAAGTCGATGTGACGGGCGGTAGACGCTCGTCTGACGGGCGTTTATGGTTGTTGCCGTCTTGTCGTGATAGCATGCCAACTAGACGTAGCTTACTTGCGGCGAGCGGGCTGGCGGTCGCCAGCGCCGGCTGTCTCGGACTGGGCGGCGACGAGGAGAACGGCAACACCGGGAAGGCCGAGGCCGCGGCGAACCCCGAGGCCGTCCGGCTCCAGGAGCTCTCGGTGCAGAACAACCACGACGAGTCCCACCGGGTCCAGCTCGCCGTCGAGGCCGACGACGACGTCATCCACCTCGGCAACTACGAGCTGGAGGCCGCGGGCGGCGCCACGACCGTCGAGGGCGACTGGAACAGCGAGGCGGGGTCGTACCGCATCTACGCTCGCCTCGACGACGGCGAGATCCGCAGCACCGACGTCACCGAGGGCGTCCCCGGGGCGGCCTCCTGCGTGAAGGTGCTCGTCCGCATCGACAGCGGCGGGAGCCTCGCCATCTGGAACGGCGCCGACTGCGAGGCCTAGTCCTCGAAGGTCCGCTCCAGCTGGCGTTCGATCTCCTCGACGTAGTCCTCGAGGACGGCGTCGAACTTCTCCTCGGAGACGACGACGCCGGTCAGCCGGTCGTAGGGGTCCTCGGGGAGCTCGACGTAGAACCCCTCCTCCTCGTCGTAGAACGGCTCGGACTCGTCGAGGACCTGCTGGTCGATGCCGTGGACGAGCGTGGAGTCGTACGTCTCGTTGATGCGGTTGAAGGCGTTCTTGTACGCCTGCTGGAGCTGCGGGAAGAGGTCGACGTACTTCTGCTCGTCGAAGGTCTCGGCGTCCATGCCCGGTGGTTGCTCGTCGACCACTAAAAGGCGGTCGGACGCGCCGCGGAGGGGCCGCGACGCCGCGACGGCCGAACAGCAAGCCACTTGGTACCCGCCTCCCACCCGGCGTGCATGTTCCGAAGCGGGGCCTTCGTCGCCGACCACATCACCCCCACGACCGCCGAGCAGGTACAGCCTAACGGCGTCGACCTGACCCTCGACGCCGTCTTCGAACAGCGCGAGCCCGGACGCATCGGCCGCGAGGGCAAGGAGATCGGCGACCGCCAGCCGCGGCACGCCGACCCCACCGGCGACGAGGCGGAGACGGACGATGGAGACACCTACTACCTCCCGCCGGGCGGCTACGTCGTCCGCTACGCCGAGACCGTCGCCATCCCCGAGGAGCACGTCGGCTTCATCTACCCCCGGTCGTCGCTGCTCCGGAACTCCTGTATGCTGAACACGGCCGTCTGGGACGCCGGGTACGAGGGGAAGGGAGAGGGGCTCCTCCAGGTCCACCACGACATCGAGATCGAGCGCGGCGCCCGCATCGCCCAGATCGTCTTCGCCGACGCCGACCACGAGACCACCTACGACGGGAGCTACCAGAAAGAGAACCTCTGAAGCGAATCGAGTCGCCTTCGCCGACCCGACGGCGCCGCTCCCGCCTGCGTCGACCCCCGCAGTTATCAGGCCGGCCGCGTCCTCGTTATCAACCTTCTCCCGCGTCCCCCGGCGACCAACTTGAAAGCCCAGATATTGCCTGCCCAACGCCTATCCAGAGCTAGTCGGATACAACGACAACTCGGAGGTCGGGGCTCCGCTCTCATGTCAGGGACAATGACGCGGCAAGTACTCGCCGTCGTGGCGGCCGTCGCGGTGGTCTGTTCGATAGCCGGCGCGCCGGTCGCGGCGGCCGCGGCGATCGATACCGACACGGACGGCGGGCTGTCGGGTCTCAGTTCCGGCGGCCAGTCGGCCGACGGGTCGGACGAGAACAGTACTGCGGACTCCGGAAACGAAGACGAAGCGGCCGACGACAGTGGGGGAGACGGCGGGGCTGACGACACCAACGGAACGGCGAACGGGACCGACGGGAACAATTCGACCGACGACGGCGACGAGTCGGGCGATAACTCCTCCACCAGCGACTCGACGCTCCGCAGCGGCGACGAGACCGACGCTGGGTCGGACAACGAGAGCGACGACCCGTCCACCGACGAGGTGGCCGAAAAGGTGGAAGAGACGGTTAACGAGACCGTCGCCGAGACGGCAGCGGACGTCGAGAACCGGACCGACGACGTGCAGACCCCCGACGTCGTAAATCTGGACGTCGATAACGGCACCTTAGCTAACGCGACCGACGAGCTCGTCGAAACCGTCCGGCTCGACGACTCGCTGGGACTGGGCGTACTCGAACTCACCGAGCCCCTGTCGGCCGACGGCGGAACCGTCGACGGGTCGCACACCTACGAAGAGACGGTGACGACGAACCGCGACGCGGCGCCGACGGCCACCGAGTCGACGCCGGACGGCGACTCCGACGAGGAGACGGCCGCGACGGCGGTCGGCAGCAGCGGCGGGGAGCAGAACCCCGCCGACCCCGCCGGCGCCGGCGCGGCGATGGGCCTGGGAGCGCTGGCGACTGCCGCCGCACTCCGGGGGTCGCCGCTCCTGGTCGGCTCGAAAGCGGCCAGTTCGAGCGGCTGGGTCTCGCGGCTCGTCGACCGGCTCCGCCCCTTCGTCTTCCCGCTGCGGTACAGCCGCTACGACGACTCCGACCCCCTCGAGCACGAGGCCCGCGAGCGCGTCTACGAGATCGTCGACGGGACGCCGGGCGCCTACCTCTCGGAGGTCTCCCAGGAGGCCGGCCTCCCGCTGTCGACCACCCGCCACCACATCAGGATCCTCGAGCGCGAGGACCTCGTGACCGGCGCGAAGCTCCACGGCAAGCGCCGGTTCTTCCCCGCCTACGCGGAGGGCAAGGAGCTCGCCGCCGCCCTCAACGACGACTCGACGGCGAGCATCATCGACGCCATCGCCCGCATCGGCGCCGCGTCGGTCAGCGACCTCGCCGACGAGCTCGGCCGCGACCCCAGCACCGTCAGCCACCACCTCCAGCGGCTCGAGGACGACGGCGTCATCACCCGCGAGCGCGACGGCCGCGCCGTGGTGAGCCGGCTCTCGGCGGAGGCCCGGACGGCGCTGGAACCCGAGTCGGCACCCGAGACCGGCGAGTCCGGCGAAGTTCTGGCCGGCAGCGCCGACTGACCATCGGATCGGTGGAACCACTTCGGCCACGACGTCCCCCGCCACCATCCGTTCTCGTTTTCCGGACTGACCACCCCCGTAGCCGTCTCGGTTCTGGACGCGAACCTGGGAAGAGAGCGGTCGCCATCCGGCTTTAGTCGGCGACGAGACACTCGCAGTCACCCGGTGGTCATTGGGCGCGACGTAGTCGGTCCGAGCGTGCTGCTACGCAGGGTAGCTCGAACGCGGAACGGGGGCGAAAAGAGGCGGTAGCGAGCCGCTGCAGCGCAGAACAAACTCGGGGGAGCCGAACCGACGGCGGGTATCAGCCGGTGAGCTCCGAGAGCGTGACGACCTCGACGTCGGCCGACTCGACGTAGTCGAGGAGGTCGCGGAACCCGTCTTCGGTGATGTCGAACTCCTCGCTGTTGTCGCCGATGGTGTGCCACATCGGGGCGACGAGCTGGCCGTACTTCTCCGCGAGGTCGACGTACCCCTTGAGCGTCTCGGGGTCATACCCGTCGACGCGGCCGACGGTGTGGGGGTCGTTCACCGGGAGGCCGACGTTGCCGCCGCCGTAGCTGATCGACGCCGCGTGGTACTCCCGGAGCAGCTCCATGTTCGTCGCGTCGCGCAGTTTGCCGGGGGCGATGTAGTAGTTCGCGCCGTCCCCGAAGCCGCGGGTCTCAAGCCAGTTCTTCGAGTCCTCGATGATCTGGCGCTGCTCGCTCTCCGACCAGTTCTCCTCGGTCAGCACCGCGCTGCCGTTGCCCCGGGGGTGCGGGTGGGAGACGACGTCCCAGCCGCTGGAGTTCATCTGCCGGAGCTGGTCGGTGTCGAGCCGCGAGACCGAACCGACGGCGTGGGTGATGACGCCCTCGACGCCCGCGAAGCCGTACTCGTCCATGATCTCGAGGGCCCGGGCGTGGCTCTGGTGGCTGTCGTCCCAGGTGAGCATGACCTTGCCCGTGTCGGGGGCGTCGTGGACCCGGATCTCGTCGATCGTCATGTCGATGGGCTGGCCCTGACTGCGTTCGCGGCCGATCAGGCGGAGCTCGTAGACCTCGCCGAGGTCCGGATTATCGCGCTCACCGGTCGCCCCCATATCGAGGGTCATCCAGTAGTCGGTCGGGCCGGTGTTCGTCCGGTTGAGTTCGAGGGTGTTCCCCTGGTCGGGGGCGATCAGCTCGACCTCGACGCGGTGGATCTGGGGACTCGACGCGCGGAGGGACAGCGAGAGGGTCTTCCCGCGGAGGTCGACCGGCTCGGAGAACGCTTTGACCGCGCCCACGTAGGGCTCGTCCTCGCCGGCGGTCAGGCGGATGCCCTGCTCGCCGTTCTGGACGTCGTTCGTCGCCTCGAAGGAGCCGTAGGAGTCCAGTTCGTACCAGTCGTCGACGCCGTTGGCGAAGTCCTCGACGACCTCGCCGGACTCGCCGTCGGCCGTCTGGGTCGGCTCGTCCGTCTGCGAGGACGAGTCGTTCCCGTTCCCATCGGGGTCGGGCCCGCCGCTGCTCATGTAGCTTTCGAGTTCACCGACACAGCCAGAGAGCCCGAGTGCGAGGCCGGTGGCACCCGCACCCTTCAGGAACCGACGGCGGTTCTGTCGCGTCATTGTGGTCGAGTGGTCGGACCGCCGGGTCTTCCTTATGAATCTGATAGGTTCGCTTACAGGAGTGCTACGCGAGGGACCCACCCTGATGGATAATATCTAATCGAGAGTTAATCCGGTGAATCCCGTGAAACAGTCGAGGCC includes:
- a CDS encoding helix-turn-helix domain-containing protein translates to MSSGRSRPPRSSASRSSNRLTEKQQRALEAAFFGDYFQRPRSITGTELADSLDVSSSTFHQHLQTGLRKVLAAVFDSPRQD
- a CDS encoding DUF7344 domain-containing protein, which produces MSQDTRQGTVVEPIPSVDPESMDAIFQALADVSRRVAIEYLTASERPVSRDELVQHVATIVNDGTSPGGTQHDEIAVRFHHRHLPKLTEAGLVDYDRERDVLYATRTADAVARCLERR
- a CDS encoding sulfatase; amino-acid sequence: MSADAGRNVLFVVMDTVRKDHLTPYGYDRPTTPELEEFAAEARVYEQAVAQAPWTLPVHASMFTGLYPAEHTATQEAPYLPDDVGTLAEAVSAAGYATACYSSNAWITPYTRLTDGFEAQDNFFEVLPGEALSGVAADLWQRVTDSRFRWVADRLVELGNEVHEHLAGGEGADSKTPEIIDRVADFADDNADGDWFAFVNLMDAHLPYYPPEEYREEFAPGVDPTEVCQNSKEYNSGARDIDESEFEDIRGLYDAEIRHIDAELGRLFDHLKETGQWDDTVVVVCADHGELHGEHGLYGHEFAIYDPLVNVPLMVKHPDLEPERADEQVELLDLYDTVLESTAATEAPGRVDARPYEPGRSLLSEGRDVDDGEFAFVDYHRPVVELQQLETKAEGAGITLEEDSRFYSRMRAARRPDGKYIRNERIDDEAYRLDEDPGETSPSTGDDPVVDEVLAALERFEADHAGEWGDAETDADEALDHMDDDAKERLQDLGYLE
- a CDS encoding NifU family protein, whose translation is MSTETADADDDLRERISNFLRRNFPQIQMHGGSAAIQNLDRESGEVTIMLGGACSGCGISPMTIQAIKSRMTQEIPEIDTVHADTGMDGGSEGMAGGQMSPSFPGEESGSDPESDEGPEAPF
- a CDS encoding DUF5783 family protein; translation: MDAETFDEQKYVDLFPQLQQAYKNAFNRINETYDSTLVHGIDQQVLDESEPFYDEEEGFYVELPEDPYDRLTGVVVSEEKFDAVLEDYVEEIERQLERTFED
- a CDS encoding deoxyuridine 5'-triphosphate nucleotidohydrolase, which gives rise to MFRSGAFVADHITPTTAEQVQPNGVDLTLDAVFEQREPGRIGREGKEIGDRQPRHADPTGDEAETDDGDTYYLPPGGYVVRYAETVAIPEEHVGFIYPRSSLLRNSCMLNTAVWDAGYEGKGEGLLQVHHDIEIERGARIAQIVFADADHETTYDGSYQKENL
- a CDS encoding winged helix-turn-helix transcriptional regulator — its product is MTRQVLAVVAAVAVVCSIAGAPVAAAAAIDTDTDGGLSGLSSGGQSADGSDENSTADSGNEDEAADDSGGDGGADDTNGTANGTDGNNSTDDGDESGDNSSTSDSTLRSGDETDAGSDNESDDPSTDEVAEKVEETVNETVAETAADVENRTDDVQTPDVVNLDVDNGTLANATDELVETVRLDDSLGLGVLELTEPLSADGGTVDGSHTYEETVTTNRDAAPTATESTPDGDSDEETAATAVGSSGGEQNPADPAGAGAAMGLGALATAAALRGSPLLVGSKAASSSGWVSRLVDRLRPFVFPLRYSRYDDSDPLEHEARERVYEIVDGTPGAYLSEVSQEAGLPLSTTRHHIRILEREDLVTGAKLHGKRRFFPAYAEGKELAAALNDDSTASIIDAIARIGAASVSDLADELGRDPSTVSHHLQRLEDDGVITRERDGRAVVSRLSAEARTALEPESAPETGESGEVLAGSAD
- a CDS encoding polysaccharide deacetylase family protein, whose product is MTRQNRRRFLKGAGATGLALGLSGCVGELESYMSSGGPDPDGNGNDSSSQTDEPTQTADGESGEVVEDFANGVDDWYELDSYGSFEATNDVQNGEQGIRLTAGEDEPYVGAVKAFSEPVDLRGKTLSLSLRASSPQIHRVEVELIAPDQGNTLELNRTNTGPTDYWMTLDMGATGERDNPDLGEVYELRLIGRERSQGQPIDMTIDEIRVHDAPDTGKVMLTWDDSHQSHARALEIMDEYGFAGVEGVITHAVGSVSRLDTDQLRQMNSSGWDVVSHPHPRGNGSAVLTEENWSESEQRQIIEDSKNWLETRGFGDGANYYIAPGKLRDATNMELLREYHAASISYGGGNVGLPVNDPHTVGRVDGYDPETLKGYVDLAEKYGQLVAPMWHTIGDNSEEFDITEDGFRDLLDYVESADVEVVTLSELTG